GCGGGTGCCGCAGACAGATCTCGACGACGGCACCCTCGTCCGCCTGCCGCAGCCGACACCGGGCACCGCCGAACCCGTGGGGCTGTTCCGGCGGGCCACGGCAGACTCCCCCGCCGCCGCCGAGGAACTCGCCGGCATCCTGCGGGAACTGGCCGACGCCTGAGCGCGCCGTGTCGCCGCGATCCGGGCGGCGTGTGCGTTCGGCCGTGGCGTCGGCAATGATGTCCACGATCGTTTCGAACAAACGGCTGACCGACGGCGATGGTGGAGGTGTGGCGATCGTGGGCGATGCCCGAGGCCCGCTCACCGGGCCACCCGTGTCGATGATCGCGCGCACGACGCTCATCCTCGAGTCCTTCGACAGCCGGACCGAACGCCTGACCCTCGAAGAGGTGACCCGGCGGACCGGGCTGCCGCGCTCGACGGTGCACCGGATCCTCGACAAGCTGGTGCAGGTGGAGTGGCTCGAGCACCTGTCGTCCGGGTACCGGTTCGGCCGCCGCGCACTGGCGCTCTCCGCGCACCAGAACGGGCATGCCGAACTGCGCGCAGCGGCCGCACCACTGCTGCACGAGTTGCAGTTGCAGACCGGCCTCGTCGTCCACCTGTCGGTACTGGACCGCACACATGTCGTTCATCTCGACAAGCTCGGCGGACGCCTGGCGACGTCCGTGCCGACCCGTGTCGGGGGCCGATCGCCCGCCCACGCGACCGCGAGCGGGAAGGCGTTGCTCGCGTGGCTGGCCCGGGAACGCGTCGACCGCCTGTTCGGAGCACACCTCGGCCGGTGCACGGAGCGGACGATCACCGACACCACGGCGCTGCACCGCGAACTCGCTGCCGTCCGCGAACGCCGCGGCGTGGCCTTCGAACGCGGCGAGTTCGCGCGCGGAGTCGCGTGCGTCGGCGCGGCCGTGCCGGGCCCGGACTTCCCGCTCGCCGCGATCTCGCTCGCGGGCGACAGGCACACCGTCAGGCTCGAGCGCGTGGCGCCGCTCGTCGTCGACGCCGTGCGGACCCTCGACGCATCGCTGCGCGCGGCGTGAGCCGGCCGGGCATCCGCGAGATGTCCGAATTCGCCGCGTGAGTGACGTTTCCCGCGCTACCCTCCATCGACACATGCGGGTGGTGTGCGCCGAGGGCGGCGCTCTTCCGAAAGGAATGCCGATGCAGTTCAACCTCGCCGATGTCTTCGAATCGGTCACCGCGGCGGTGCCCGACCGTGTCGCGTTGACGTACGAGGACCAGCACCTCACTTACGCGACCCTGAACGCGGAGGCGAACCGGACCGCCAACCTGCTGACGAGCGCCGGTGTCCGGCAGGGCGATCATGTGGCGCTCTTCCTGAAGAACAGCATCGAGCACGTCACGTCCATCCTCGGACTGATCAAGATCCGTGCGGTGCCGATCAACGTCAACTACCGGTACACGCCGTCCGAACTCGAGTACATCTTCACCAACTCGGACTCGTCGGCGGTGGTCGTCGAGCTGCCCGAGCATCAGCGCACGCTGGCCGACCTGCTCGACGGCTGCCCGCTGATCCGGACGGTCCTCGTCATCGGCGATCCGGTCGAGGAGTTGCTCACCGCCGCCGCGGCGCGCTCGATCACGGTGGTCACGTTCGCGGACGCCCGCGAGCTGCCGACCACCGGGGAGTTCCCCGCCCGCTCGGGCGACGACGTGTACGTGCTGTACACGGGCGGAACCACCGGATACCCGAAGGGCGTCATGTGGCGCCACGACGACTTCTTCCGCAAGCCGCTCTCCGGCGGCAACCCCTACGGCGAGAACGCCCGGCAGGACCTCGCGGAGGTCGCCGCTGCCGCAAAGGAATTCCCCGACATGGCATTCC
This genomic stretch from Prescottella soli harbors:
- a CDS encoding IclR family transcriptional regulator is translated as MIARTTLILESFDSRTERLTLEEVTRRTGLPRSTVHRILDKLVQVEWLEHLSSGYRFGRRALALSAHQNGHAELRAAAAPLLHELQLQTGLVVHLSVLDRTHVVHLDKLGGRLATSVPTRVGGRSPAHATASGKALLAWLARERVDRLFGAHLGRCTERTITDTTALHRELAAVRERRGVAFERGEFARGVACVGAAVPGPDFPLAAISLAGDRHTVRLERVAPLVVDAVRTLDASLRAA